One region of Drosophila teissieri strain GT53w chromosome 2L, Prin_Dtei_1.1, whole genome shotgun sequence genomic DNA includes:
- the LOC122612413 gene encoding uncharacterized protein LOC122612413 isoform X1 produces MSGLKKFQNTEEWRQKLRQFLMTERLPKKTVKMDESKDMRYSLEIDEDLRRPFEARAKKVLAVNPASQTTVNLGEETMYEGGALEPLDDGDDSFSVFERMCDKTGSDPDSTLFQYLHSEDRSQVMSRAKDRSTDDQKEIDALRRMLEAVGTEDELLENESPVKGVECTQLEDVEAPSRFWDNTLAGIDETPSSTGLTPKSLTKVSPVKMVGLLRPSTIIEDSELESSNVSSHTSFQSARTLKTNASSCYETATDSSLSGTLLNVDELFYAAIAKAKPPGMSKGEELELLSDLHGSLKELASLPQEEVEEEEDEIEDTIIELSSSDEDEDVQIVSEVKQEDISRVSSVHGKDPIEQEPAEESVENKENSLHFNDTMEEMQYMMQKGMEYMAGGAPPTAAAKPDSPVLTKQSTFVVSPKPQPKSPAVAFLQPSLPLRSSNKPQTVVASPSKGKKLTKVDLPMDWTKKKFFSATSGIPQRRQHQIKQPYANIVSPIRTYTQKSGTAPLMSTFRPTSTDMLSTLAISELEQESRLCHPKRIFATKDGTSESSEAESLRIKAIDLTAHLLPKKAYISSEIKHVVDERTPVPMPKVPQIQKYLNSAVEPTVMRHDGKMKMPGEIARNPSSTHIPRRANHSLADLSLASGDVSLYTIRDAQKF; encoded by the exons ATGTCTGGCCTCAAGAAATTCCAAAACACTGAGGAGTGGCGTCAGAAACTCCGCCAGTTCCTAATGACCGAGCG CTTGCCGAAGAAGACCGTGAAAATGGACGAATCTAAAGATATGCGTTACAGTTTGGAGATCGACGAGGATCTGAGGAGACCCTTCGAGGCGCGGGCCAAGAAAGTTCTGGCCGTTAATCCTGCTAGCCAAACGACTGTCAATCTCGGCGAGGAAACCATGTACGAGGGAGGTGCCTTAGAGCCCTtggatgatggcgatgataGCTTCAGTGTCTTCGAGCGCATGTGCGACAAGACGGGCTCCGATCCGGACAGCACTCTTTTCCAATACCTGCACAGCGAGGACCGAAGTCAGGTGATGTCCAGGGCCAAGGATCGTAGCACCGACGATCAGAAGGAGATCGATGCACTGCGTCGCATGCTAGAGGCAGTGGGCACAGAAGACGAACTACTGGAGAACGAAAGTCCCGTCAAGGGGGTGGAGTGCACCCAGTTGGAGGACGTTGAGGCGCCGTCACGCTTCTGGGACAACACACTGGCCGGAATCGATGAGACTCCGTCCAGCACTGGGCTGACTCCAAAGTCATTGACCAAGGTTTCGCCGGTCAAAATGGTGGGTCTGCTTCGACCCTCGACCATCATCGAGGACAGCGAACTGGAGTCGTCGAATGTGTCTTCGCATACAAGCTTCCAAAGCGCTCGCACACTGAAGACAAATGCATCTAGTTGTTACGAAACAGCCACGGATAGTTCCCTTAGTGGAACACTCCTAAACGTCGATGAATTGTTCTACGCCGCAATTGCCAAGGCCAAGCCACCAGGAATGTCCAAGGGAGAGGAGCTGGAGCTTTTAAGCGATCTTCATGGCAGTCTAAAAGAGCTTGCCTCGCTTCCAcaggaggaagtggaggaggaagaagacgaGATAGAGGATACAATAATCGAGCTGTCGTCTTCCGACGAAGATGAAGATGTGCAGATAGTTTCAGAAGTAAAACAAGAAGACATCTCCAGGGTATCATCAGTCCACGGAAAGGATCCCATTGAGCAGGAGCCAGCGGAGGAGAGCGTTGAAAATAAGGAAAACTCCTTGCATTTCAATGATACCATGGAAGAAATGCAATACATGATGCAAAAGGGTATGGAGTACATGGCCGGTGGGGCTCCACCAACCGCCGCAGCCAAGCCTGATAGCCCTGTGCTGACCAAACAAAGCACGTTCGTGGTTTCACCGAAGCCACAACCAAAATCACCGGCTGTAGCTTTTTTGCAGCCATCATTACCGCTGCGGTCCTCTAACAAGCCACAAACGGTTGTAGCATCGCCCAGCAAGGGTAAAAAGCTGACCAAGGTCGACCTCCCCATGGACTGGACCAAAAAGAAATTCTTCAGTGCAACCTCTGGTATTCCTCAACGTCGCCAGCACCAGATTAAACAGCCCTACGCCAACATTGTCAGTCCTATACGCACCTACACCCAGAAGTCTGGTACTGCTCCGCTTATGAGTACATTCCGTCCAACCAGTACTGATATGCTATCTACACTGGCCATCAGTGAGTTGGAGCAGGAGTCTCGCTTGTGTCACCCCAAACGGATTTTCGCAACAAAGGACGGAACATCGGAGTCGAGTGAAGCGGAGTCTCTACGGATCAAGGCAATCGATTTAACCGCTCACCTTCTTCCAAAAAAGGCTTACATATCCTCGGAGATCAAGCAT GTGGTGGATGAACGAACTCCTGTTCCCATGCCGAAGGTACCTCAAATTCAAAAATACCTCAACTCCGCCGTGGAGCCCACTGTTATGCGCCATgatggcaaaatgaaaatgcccgGCGAGATAGCCCGCAACCCGTCTTCGACGCACATCCCACGTCGCGCCAATCACAGCCTGGCTGATCTGTCGCTCGCCTCGGGCGACGTGTCCTTATACACAATAAGAGATGCCCAAAAGTTTTAA
- the LOC122617598 gene encoding ZZ-type zinc finger-containing protein 3: MELADVSPEDEDVFHFETEHLALRGNQCYANLLRTLAVLQAQRIRVHQQIDELEATQKIYLENPQHMLDKLRNNEPLIADNYITTAVLPDLPTLSPNDEERGTNETPTDAYSWTPETNKNRDRSNGRSENFNRLWTNDEQRRLEQLLIQYPPEEVEMRRFGKIAKELGNRTAQQVFSRVQKYFQKLHDAGMPVPGRIPKHRRPGLSKPKVNLRKSTFFPAQNISLQMPEDDFRFDDLRVPSPASDMLLMPASSQVKIEPKTEYEYMDADLNAEAKRKQDLCLKLLSAIQDEKREIEDGYEPDFLAAKCAECEEASVTRTQWRCNSCYCHLNLCGDCLASQLIEGRFEHLSHEVVVDQES, from the coding sequence ATGGAACTAGCAGACGTATCTCCAGAAGATGAGGATGTGTTTCATTTTGAGACCGAGCACCTGGCCCTACGTGGCAACCAGTGCTATGCCAATTTGCTGCGCACTCTGGCCGTGCTGCAGGCACAAAGGATTCGGGTGCATCAGCAGATTGATGAATTGGAAGCCACACAAAAGATCTACTTGGAGAATCCACAGCATATGCTGGACAAACTGCGGAACAACGAGCCCTTGATAGCGGATAACTACATTACCACGGCCGTTCTACCGGACTTGCCGACTTTGTCGCCCAATGATGAGGAAAGGGGCACAAATGAGACACCAACGGATGCGTATTCATGGACACCAGAGACGAACAAGAATCGGGACAGAAGCAATGGGCGGTCGGAGAACTTCAATCGTTTGTGGACCAACGATGAGCAGCGTCGCTTGGAGCAGCTGCTCATCCAGTATCCGCCAGAGGAAGTTGAAATGCGCAGATTCGGCAAGATAGCAAAGGAATTGGGCAACAGAACGGCACAGCAGGTGTTCAGCCGCGTCCAGAAATATTTCCAGAAGTTGCACGATGCCGGCATGCCTGTGCCCGGTCGAATACCCAAGCATCGCCGTCCCGGCTTGAGTAAGCCGAAGGTAAACCTTCGCAAGTCAACCTTCTTCCCCGCTCAGAATATATCGCTACAAATGCCAGAGGACGATTTCAGATTTGATGATCTTCGCGTTCCATCACCTGCGAGCGATATGCTCTTAATGCCGGCATCCTCACAAGTCAAGATCGAACCAAAGACCGAATACGAATACATGGATGCCGATCTGAATGCAGAGGCCAAGCGCAAGCAGGACCTTTGCCTCAAGCTTCTATCGGCCATTCAGGACGAGAAACGGGAGATCGAGGACGGGTATGAGCCAGACTTCCTGGCAGCCAAGTGTGCCGAGTGCGAAGAGGCATCTGTGACACGGACCCAATGGCGTTGTAACAGTTGTTATTGTCACCTGAATCTTTGCGGAGATTGCCTGGCCAGTCAGCTAATTGAAGGGCGCTTTGAGCATTTAAGTCATGAAGTTGTAGTGGACCAAGAGTCATGA
- the LOC122611993 gene encoding mini-chromosome maintenance complex-binding protein, whose translation MPCAMELPSTPDELAAKQADSATLKDLLKDPNRWHSIPLLNYTPLHKLKDQTLVRFRGMIQDMMDPEIYLERYEVKSPDGTKRIQEGKYRDCLKVATGEVIDYNADGNVHGERRTMFVVSVPGLNDWSKEHEKQCCPQIDLASLGQSPSSAKKRAIVGEQEAMEVDGASETTFKRPCLKEIQKESEPAGASKSFVLGSEYLLNSPLPDRPSMACMVKVYEEFDTYQLNSLVDFVGFLSVDASLDATTLDIDDCENLSELQAAHPSPFLIPRLHAFGIQVLPHANPLLDKSLRQPTEICEEAYPSQLAVHKDLRMLLKLCLFDDDLSAEYLLSHLISTVYSRSEMQSIGKFALNLCNLPKDCEAYAKKLYNILELLLPASHYLPMTLVTLNTAAFAPKKDYETNKLVSGVLQLAPHTHLVLDETCMQQGKLEANGVHAVQHLAHLINNQELKCDFQYYQIDYQANIPVLVLSEGRSMLPSDFVLPINADAKAVELVDESLKAAHHYLQPSRLQQFRKYLTTARTSDFKVSEEHTEMIQQDFVDMRKANVKSNADDLHGLLVLSRLLGIARGKDTLDKETWQLATEFEAKRRQRIQSLPKSSTQCAIKKFYKMLNKVFMNKIIYSKSILLIFNVYLSRQVW comes from the exons ATGCCCTGTGCCATGGAGCTGCCGAGCACGCCCGATGAACTGGCCGCCAAACAAGCGGACAGCGCTACCCTTAAGGACCTGCTCAAGGATCCCAACCGCTGGCACTCGATTCCCCTTCTCAACTACACGCCACTGCACAAGCTGAAGGATCAGACTTTGGTGCGTTTCCGTGGCATGATCCAGGACATGATGGACCCGGAAATCTACCTGGAGCGCTACGAAGTGAAGTCCCCCGACGGCACCAAACGTATCCAGGAAGGAAAGTACAGGGACTGCTTGAAAGTGGCCACTGGCGAAGTGATCGACTACAACGCCGATGGCAACGTGCATGGAGAGAGGCGAACCATGTTCGTGGTCTCTGTGCCTGGCTTGAATGACTGGAGCAAGGAGCACGAGAAGCAGTGCTGTCCCCAGATCGATTTGGCCAGTCTGGGTCAATCTCCCAGCTCAGCCAAGAAGCGGGCTATTGTGGGTGAACAGGAAGCCATGGAGGTGGACGGTGCGAGCGAAACCACCTTCAAGAGACCGTGCCTTAAAGAGATTCAAAAAGAAAGCGAGCCAGCAGGCGCCTCCAAATCCTTTGTTCTTGGCTCTGAATACCTGCTTAACTCGCCTTTGCCCGATCGTCCCAGCATGGCATGCATGGTAAAGGTGTACGAGGAGTTTGATACGTACCAGCTTAACTCTTTGGTCGACTTTGTGGGCTTTCTGTCAGTAGATGCCTCGCTGGACGCCACTACCCTGGACATAGACGATTGTGAAAATTTGAGTGAGCTGCAGGCAGCACATCCATCGCCCTTTTTAATACCCCGCCTACATGCCTTCGGTATTCAGGTGCTGCCACATGCAAATCCGTTGCTGGACAAAAGCCTTCGACAGCCAACGGAAATATGCGAGGAGGCGTATCCATCCCAGCTCGCTGTGCACAAAGATCTACGCATGCTTCTTAAACTCTGCCTCTTTGATGACGATCTGTCCGCCGAGTATCTGCTCTCCCACCTAATATCTACGGTTTATAGCCGTTCTGAGATGCAGAGCATCGGCAAGTTCGCCCTTAACCTTTGTAATCTACCTAAGGATTGTGAGGCGTATGCAAAAAAGTTGTATAATATTCTGGAGCTGCTGTTGCCGGCCAGCCATTACCTACCTATGACCCTCGTTACATTAAACACGGCTGCTTTTGCCCCAAA AAAGGACTATGAGACCAACAAGCTGGTTTCCGGCGTACTACAGTTGGCTCCTCATACGCATTTAGTGCTCGACGAGACCTGCATGCAACAGGGCAAGTTGGAGGCCAATGGTGTTCATGCCGTCCAGCATTTGGCGCACTTGATCAATAACCAGGAACTAAAGTGCGACTTCCAGTATTACCAAATAGACTACCAAGCAAACATTCCAGTTCTCGTCCTTAGTGAAGGACGAAGTATGTTGCCG AGCGATTTTGTGCTGCCAATTAATGCCGATGCTAAGGCCGTGGAACTCGTTGATGAATCTCTAAAGGCAGCCCACCACTATCTGCAACCATCACGCCTGCAGCAATTTCGCAAGTACTTAACCACAGCGCGAACTAGCGACTTTAAAGTTAGCGAGGAGCACACTGAAATGATCCAGCAGGACTTCGTGGACATGCGTAAAGCTAATGTGAAAAGTAATGCCGATGATCTGCACGGATTGCTGGTCCTCTCGCGGCTGCTGGGTATCGCCCGCGGCAAGGATACGTTAGACAAAGAAACATGGCAGCTGGCTACCGAGTTTGAAGCAAAGCGTCGCCAGCGTATTCAATCTCTACCGAAATCATCTACCCAATGCGCAATTAAgaaattttacaaaatgttaaacaaagtttttatgaataaaataatatattcaaaaagtATTCTCCTTATATTTAATGTGTACCTTTCCAGGCAAGTCTGGTAA
- the LOC122612427 gene encoding hydroxymethylglutaryl-CoA lyase, mitochondrial, whose protein sequence is MRIAPIRSILALTTKRTAVTSGGNNQVRIVEVGPRDGLQNEPKLLPAATKIELINQLSETGLRTIEATSFVSAKWVPQMGDNAEVLRGIRKVPGISYPVLTPNLKGFESALEAGAEEVAVFGAASDAFSLKNVNCTAAEAIERFKPVLKAAQKHGVRVRGYVSTVVGCPYEGAVAPSAVVKVVEALYQMGCYEISLGDTIGVGTPGTMRRMLDEVTKAVPAKDLAVHCHDTYGQALSNILVSLDYGIRVVDSSVSGLGGCPYAKGASGNAATEDVVYLLHGMGLDTGVSLDKLIQVGRYICTELGRPSESKVNRAWKGPQARVQ, encoded by the exons ATGAGAATTGCCCCAATTCGCTCTATCCTTGCGCTTACAACAAAG CGCACGGCGGTCACAAGCGGTGGTAACAACCAGGTGCGAATTGTGGAGGTTGGTCCACGGGATGGTCTTCAAAACGAACCCAAACTGCTGCCGGCAGCCACCAAGATCGAGCTGATCAACCAATTGTCCGAAACGGGACTGCGGACCATAGAAGCCACCAGTTTTGTAAGCGCAAAATGGGTGCCACAGATGGGCGACAATGCTGAAGTGCTTAGAGGAATCCGCAAAGTGCCTGGGATAAGCTATCCAGTTCTCACGCCCAACCTAAAGGGGTTCGAGAGTGCTCTGGAGGCGGGAGCCGAAGAGGTGGCAGTCTTTGGAGCCGCATCTGATGCATTTTCGCTGAAAAACGTTAATTGCACCGCAGCTGAGGCCATCGAACGCTTTAAGCCTGTGCTGAAGGCTGCCCAAAAGCATGGGGTGCGCGTCCGGGGCTACGTGTCCACTGTGGTTGGCTGCCCGTACGAGGGTGCCGTTGCGCCGAGTGCCGTCGTCAAAGTGGTCGAAGCCCTGTACCAAATGGGCTGCTATGAGATATCATTGGGCGACACCATTGGTGTGGGCACTCCAGGCACAATGCGCCGTATGCTGGATGAGGTGACCAAGGCCGTTCCGGCTAAAGATCTGGCCGTGCACTGCCACGACACTTATGGCCAGGCCCTAAGCAACATACTGGTCTCCCTGGACTATGGCATTCGGGTGGTGGACTCTTCGGTTTCTGGCCTGGGCGGATGCCCCTACGCCAAGGGAGCGTCAGGCAATGCAGCCACCGAGGATGTGGTCTACTTGCTGCACGGCATGGGCCTCGATACAGGCGTGAGCCTTGACAAACTGATCCAAGTGGGTCGGTACATCTGTACCGAACTGGGCAGACCCTCAGAGTCCAAGGTTAATCGCGCGTGGAAGGGACCGCAGGCGCGAGTTCAGTGA
- the LOC122622902 gene encoding oxygen-dependent coproporphyrinogen-III oxidase — MNALRHTISLVSLGTFQLVRRTRGPHVRGFLLGTGVGLASFSAVTYAHSAEAVDPKVKGVQMDTSRFMAEPITDSKALLGDKENMRHRMEILIMEIQAEFCRALEAEENCGQKFKVDRWERPEGGGGITCVLQDGDVFEKAGVNISVVTGSLPPAAVQQMRARGKNLKEGASLPFFASGVSAVIHPRNPHVPTIHFNYRYFEVETAKGEKQWWFGGGTDLTPYYLCEKDASHFHQTLKSACDEHDATYYPRFKKWCDDYFRIKHRNESRGIGGIFFDDIDSPNQEAAFNFVSSCAKAVIPSYVPLVRKHKNREYGNNERQWQLLRRGRYVEFNLIYDRGTKFGLYTPGARYESILMSLPLHARWEYMHEPKSQSEEGKLMKVLKNPKDWV, encoded by the coding sequence ATGAACGCACTGCGTCACACGATATCGCTGGTATCGCTGGGCACCTTTCAACTGGTGCGCCGGACCAGGGGGCCGCATGTCCGGGGCTTTCTCCTCGGCACGGGAGTGGGCCTGGCCAGCTTTTCGGCCGTCACGTACGCACATTCCGCGGAGGCGGTCGACCCAAAGGTCAAAGGCGTGCAGATGGACACCTCGCGGTTCATGGCCGAGCCCATCACAGACTCCAAGGCACTGCTGGGCGACAAGGAAAACATGCGTCATCGCATGGAGATCCTGATCATGGAGATCCAGGCGGAGTTTTGCCGCGCCCTGGAGGCGGAGGAGAACTGTGGCCAGAAGTTCAAGGTGGACCGGTGGGAGAGGCCTGAGGGTGGCGGCGGAATTACTTGTGTTCTGCAGGATGGCGATGTATTTGAGAAGGCTGGCGTTAATATATCTGTGGTCACCGGTTCCTTGCCCCCGGCTGCAGTGCAGCAGATGCGGGCACGCGGCAAGAACCTGAAAGAGGGCGCCTCATTGCCGTTCTTTGCCAGCGGTGTGAGTGCCGTGATCCATCCAAGAAATCCCCATGTCCCCACCATCCACTTCAACTATCGTTATTTCGAAGTGGAAACTGCCAAGGGGGAGAAGCAGTGGTGGTTCGGTGGCGGCACGGATCTGACGCCCTATTACCTCTGCGAGAAGGACGCTTCCCACTTCCACCAGACCCTCAAGTCCGCCTGCGACGAGCACGATGCCACCTACTACCCGCGCTTCAAGAAGTGGTGCGATGACTACTTCCGCATCAAGCACCGGAATGAGAGCCGCGGCATCGGGGGGATCTTTTTCGACGACATCGATTCGCCCAACCAGGAGGCGGCCTTCAACTTTGTGTCCAGTTGCGCCAAGGCCGTGATTCCATCCTACGTGCCGCTGGTGCGTAAACACAAGAATCGGGAGTACGGCAACAACGAACGCCAGTGGCAACTGCTCCGCCGCGGACGCTACGTGGAGTTTAACCTAATTTACGATCGCGGCACTAAGTTCGGCCTATACACGCCTGGAGCCCGGTATGAGAGTATCCTGATGTCCCTGCCCCTGCACGCTCGCTGGGAGTACATGCACGAGCCCAAGTCCCAGTCCGAGGAGGGCAAACTGATGAAGGTCCTGAAGAACCCCAAGGATTGGGTCTAA
- the LOC122612413 gene encoding uncharacterized protein LOC122612413 isoform X2, translating into MDESKDMRYSLEIDEDLRRPFEARAKKVLAVNPASQTTVNLGEETMYEGGALEPLDDGDDSFSVFERMCDKTGSDPDSTLFQYLHSEDRSQVMSRAKDRSTDDQKEIDALRRMLEAVGTEDELLENESPVKGVECTQLEDVEAPSRFWDNTLAGIDETPSSTGLTPKSLTKVSPVKMVGLLRPSTIIEDSELESSNVSSHTSFQSARTLKTNASSCYETATDSSLSGTLLNVDELFYAAIAKAKPPGMSKGEELELLSDLHGSLKELASLPQEEVEEEEDEIEDTIIELSSSDEDEDVQIVSEVKQEDISRVSSVHGKDPIEQEPAEESVENKENSLHFNDTMEEMQYMMQKGMEYMAGGAPPTAAAKPDSPVLTKQSTFVVSPKPQPKSPAVAFLQPSLPLRSSNKPQTVVASPSKGKKLTKVDLPMDWTKKKFFSATSGIPQRRQHQIKQPYANIVSPIRTYTQKSGTAPLMSTFRPTSTDMLSTLAISELEQESRLCHPKRIFATKDGTSESSEAESLRIKAIDLTAHLLPKKAYISSEIKHVVDERTPVPMPKVPQIQKYLNSAVEPTVMRHDGKMKMPGEIARNPSSTHIPRRANHSLADLSLASGDVSLYTIRDAQKF; encoded by the exons ATGGACGAATCTAAAGATATGCGTTACAGTTTGGAGATCGACGAGGATCTGAGGAGACCCTTCGAGGCGCGGGCCAAGAAAGTTCTGGCCGTTAATCCTGCTAGCCAAACGACTGTCAATCTCGGCGAGGAAACCATGTACGAGGGAGGTGCCTTAGAGCCCTtggatgatggcgatgataGCTTCAGTGTCTTCGAGCGCATGTGCGACAAGACGGGCTCCGATCCGGACAGCACTCTTTTCCAATACCTGCACAGCGAGGACCGAAGTCAGGTGATGTCCAGGGCCAAGGATCGTAGCACCGACGATCAGAAGGAGATCGATGCACTGCGTCGCATGCTAGAGGCAGTGGGCACAGAAGACGAACTACTGGAGAACGAAAGTCCCGTCAAGGGGGTGGAGTGCACCCAGTTGGAGGACGTTGAGGCGCCGTCACGCTTCTGGGACAACACACTGGCCGGAATCGATGAGACTCCGTCCAGCACTGGGCTGACTCCAAAGTCATTGACCAAGGTTTCGCCGGTCAAAATGGTGGGTCTGCTTCGACCCTCGACCATCATCGAGGACAGCGAACTGGAGTCGTCGAATGTGTCTTCGCATACAAGCTTCCAAAGCGCTCGCACACTGAAGACAAATGCATCTAGTTGTTACGAAACAGCCACGGATAGTTCCCTTAGTGGAACACTCCTAAACGTCGATGAATTGTTCTACGCCGCAATTGCCAAGGCCAAGCCACCAGGAATGTCCAAGGGAGAGGAGCTGGAGCTTTTAAGCGATCTTCATGGCAGTCTAAAAGAGCTTGCCTCGCTTCCAcaggaggaagtggaggaggaagaagacgaGATAGAGGATACAATAATCGAGCTGTCGTCTTCCGACGAAGATGAAGATGTGCAGATAGTTTCAGAAGTAAAACAAGAAGACATCTCCAGGGTATCATCAGTCCACGGAAAGGATCCCATTGAGCAGGAGCCAGCGGAGGAGAGCGTTGAAAATAAGGAAAACTCCTTGCATTTCAATGATACCATGGAAGAAATGCAATACATGATGCAAAAGGGTATGGAGTACATGGCCGGTGGGGCTCCACCAACCGCCGCAGCCAAGCCTGATAGCCCTGTGCTGACCAAACAAAGCACGTTCGTGGTTTCACCGAAGCCACAACCAAAATCACCGGCTGTAGCTTTTTTGCAGCCATCATTACCGCTGCGGTCCTCTAACAAGCCACAAACGGTTGTAGCATCGCCCAGCAAGGGTAAAAAGCTGACCAAGGTCGACCTCCCCATGGACTGGACCAAAAAGAAATTCTTCAGTGCAACCTCTGGTATTCCTCAACGTCGCCAGCACCAGATTAAACAGCCCTACGCCAACATTGTCAGTCCTATACGCACCTACACCCAGAAGTCTGGTACTGCTCCGCTTATGAGTACATTCCGTCCAACCAGTACTGATATGCTATCTACACTGGCCATCAGTGAGTTGGAGCAGGAGTCTCGCTTGTGTCACCCCAAACGGATTTTCGCAACAAAGGACGGAACATCGGAGTCGAGTGAAGCGGAGTCTCTACGGATCAAGGCAATCGATTTAACCGCTCACCTTCTTCCAAAAAAGGCTTACATATCCTCGGAGATCAAGCAT GTGGTGGATGAACGAACTCCTGTTCCCATGCCGAAGGTACCTCAAATTCAAAAATACCTCAACTCCGCCGTGGAGCCCACTGTTATGCGCCATgatggcaaaatgaaaatgcccgGCGAGATAGCCCGCAACCCGTCTTCGACGCACATCCCACGTCGCGCCAATCACAGCCTGGCTGATCTGTCGCTCGCCTCGGGCGACGTGTCCTTATACACAATAAGAGATGCCCAAAAGTTTTAA